The following coding sequences are from one Plasmodium coatneyi strain Hackeri chromosome 11, complete sequence window:
- a CDS encoding SICA antigen, producing the protein MSKTMENNNQTDADKQCEPTQWTDSFLTEKDREACKYISRGLKHIYSIKQEDGDLDKNKQPSPDNKIFKQTMLCAVLNVYADLLEERTKGTCPVTEERIKQMFRKGNENRDSWCADKEKSGPCIECRRDKTYENCMVGDNGSNRTNVKDKLKDMLEKDRPIQKTLSTIGTISNFCTRLQCVSKKWGINRDQDPTWDNMQKDINDRATEMFTKISEDSTNVRSYCKNTGTGSRRVTDPEIKACKYITAGLQYIYNIKKEIKDKHPEDYRLFKQTMLCLVLNAYADELKKHVTSPCTVGEETIQQAFTQGNNHISSWCEEGRVNCVKCERVADYKDCQISDNGKEEKVEPKLNDLFKDNNRKNELDKAMSDINKLCDRAQCVITQWSRDKSLPKHRRWEVCKNSYLSSKSNFI; encoded by the exons ATGTCTAAGACTATGGAGAACAACAACCAAACCGACGCCGATAAGCAGTGCGAACCAACTCAATGGACTGATAGTTTCTTAACTGAAAAAGACAGAGAGGCTTGCAAGTACATTTCTAGAGGGTTAAAGCATATTTATAGTATTAAGCAAGAAGACGGTGATCTGGACAAGAATAAGCAACCATCACCTGATAACAAAATATTCAAGCAGACCATGTTATGTGCAGTACTCAATGTTTACGCTGATCTCCTGGAGGAGAGAACAAAGGGAACATGTCCTGTTACagaggaaagaataaaacaaatgTTTCGCAAAGGGAATGAGAACAGAGACTCCTGGTGTGCAGATAAGGAGAAGAGTGGTCCATGTATTGAATGTAGAAGGGATAAGACCTATGAAAATTGCATGGTAGGCGACAACGGCAGCAATAGAACCAATGTAAAGGACAAATTAAAGGACATGCTCGAGAAGGATCGCCCAATACAAAAAACTCTAAGTACTATAGGTACTATAAGTAACTTCTGCACACGCCTGCAATGCGTAAGCAAGAAATGGGGTATAAACAGAGATCAGGATCCAACCTGG GATAACATGCAGAAGGACATCAATGATAGGGCCACAGAAATGTTTACTAAAATATCTGAGGATAGCACAAATGTGCGAAGCTACTGTAAAAATACAGGTACAGGTAGTAGAAGAGTCACGGACCCAGAGATAAAAGCATGTAAATACATTACGGCAGGATTacagtacatatataatattaagaaggaaattaaGGATAAGCACCCCGAAGATTACCGGTTATTTAAGCAAACAATGTTATGCTTAGTTCTAAACGCATATGCAGATGAATTGAAAAAGCACGTTACATCTCCCTGTACGGTCGGCGAGGAAACAATACAACAAGCATTCACTCAAGGGAATAACCACATTTCGAGTTGGTGTGAGGAGGGGAGAGTTAATTGTGTTAAGTGTGAAAGGGTTGCAGACTATAAGGATTGCCAAATAAGCGATAacgggaaagaagaaaaagtagaacCTAAGTTGAATGACTTGTTCAAGGAtaacaacagaaaaaatgaattagaTAAAGCTATGAgtgatataaataaattatgtgATCGCGCACAATGTGTAATAACACAATGGTCAAGGGACAAATCATTGCCGAAACATAGGAGGTGGGAGGTTTGTAAGAATTCTTATTTGTCATCAAAGTCTAATTTTATATAG
- a CDS encoding SICA antigen translates to MEMFFYESWDDIKKTINPLADAMLQEDLSVGNYCTDTEQKNKEACKLIVRGLKSIYEIKVEGKDGDKDEHKKNNRLFEQTMECFILNVYAELIKERCPTTGDTVQKAFTNQGNLHTSACAQEPCNKCKWEECKNMTVGKGKLWDRIKTELRGDGKMQVTLDKICQATSQAAPIPKKQKPERKETDAPQPVPGVPVSGEVSSNTQEDVTKKVEPKSKGSKTAETVDKYNDVVALLDELDKKHDHKNSNDDKDDYPGQGIWVSSGGRAGEIDVVQGKAQLPSGPSHTSADPVISNGQTPSTGTDTQNPQTSSSHDPGNNNNKKKISTPKKCVQPTRCI, encoded by the exons atggaaatgttTTTC TATGAAAGTTGGGACGATATAAAGAAAACGATTAACCCTCTTGCTGATGCCATGCTTCAGGAGGACTTAAGTGTGGGCAACTATTGTACTGACACTGAAcagaagaataaagaagCTTGCAAGCTCATTGTTAGAGGTTTGAAGAGTATATATGAAATTAaagtggaagggaaggatggGGATAAAgatgaacataaaaaaaataatagactATTTGAGCAAACTATGGAATGCTTTATATTAAATGTATATGCAGAACTCATTAAAGAAAGGTGTCCTACTACGGGAGATACCGTACAGAAGGCCTTTACTAACCAGGGGAATCTCCACACAAGTGCGTGTGCGCAGGAGCCATGTAATAAATGTAAATGGGAAGAATGTAAGAATATGACGGTTGGGAAGGGAAAACTATGGGATAGAATAAAAACGGAACTCCGGGGGGATGGCAAAATGCAGGTAACTCTGGATAAAATATGTCAGGCTACTTCGCAAGCGGCACCTATCCCTAAGAAGCAGAAACCTGAACGTAAGGAAACGGACGCCCCTCAACCTGTACCGGGGGTGCCTGTTTCAGGAGAGGTATCATCAAACACACAGGAGGACGTAACGAAGAAGGTTGAACCtaaaagtaaaggaagtaaGACTGCGGAAACTGTTGATAAATATAATGATGTTGTTGCCCTCCTTGATGAATTAGATAAGAAGCATGATCATAAGAATTCAAATGATGATAAAGATGATTACCCGGGGCAGGGCATCTGGGTATCGTCAGGTGGCAGAGCAGGTGAAATAGATGTAGTTCAGGGTAAAGCGCAACTCCCTTCTGGTCCTTCTCATACAAGTGCAGATCCTGTTATCTCAAATGGTCAAACTCCAAGCACAGGAACAGACACCCAAAATCCTCAGACTTCCAGTTCTCATGATccaggtaataataataataaaaagaaaataagcacccctaaaaaatgtgtgcagcCTACAAGATGCAtctaa
- a CDS encoding Phosphatidylcholine-sterol acyltransferase — protein sequence MSTLFLLIALWHLLMPTPAVLGFTPSLRDVASTFLFSPYKIIFMNSEKRGQVDSAPYEAKEKLETPRVDAEREEATVSVVQAEPEGEKTQGREEKKTGKTLKTGVATDGNAEKAAITAADVATVEEVSKPTEEVSKPTEEVRKKRKTNRGKKVSKPTEKVSKPTEKVSKPTEKVSKPTEKVSKPTEKVSKPTEKVSKPTEKVSKPTEEVTIVEEAAEPAKDAVTVEEAEGKSNESAAHVDSPLKEGKYLFFWRQRSNKDKKKETNKKGSNGESQEKDKKKLPTTFLLPGIGGSTLIAEYKDAMIHSCSSSVLNSKPFRLWVSLTRLFSITSNVYCTFDTLRLIYDSEKKMYSNQPGVNITVEDYGRLKGVDYLDYINNTGIGVTKYYNTIASHFLSKGYVEGESIIGAPYDWRYPLYQQDYNLFKETIEATYERRNGMKVNLVGHSLGGLFINYFLVHIVDKDWKAKYLNSVLYMSSPFKGTVKTIRALLHGNRDFVSFKFQKLIKLSISDSMMKAIGNSIGSLYDLIPYKEYYDHDQVVIIMNTDSVPIDDNHMQSIVTSCGIYNKDCYLNRTDVKLKVHTLSDWHVLLKDDLMEKYNNHKPYRDRHFLMDHGIPIYCVYSSLRNKTTDYLLFFQRENLNDEPIVYYGIGDGTVPIESLEACNSFYNAKEKKHFKNYSHIGILHSAESVNYVYDLMQTKEEKLDDASEAAKTELTVQGSVKGINVAEDEFSKVSHQEKGNEEMVKVAGIRVK from the exons ATGTCGACTTTATTTCTCCTCATAGCACTATGGCATCTTCTAATGCCGACACCAGCTGTTTTGGGTTTTACACCATCCCTTAGGGATGTAGCCAGTACGTTCCTGTTTTCCCCATATAAGATAATATTTATGAATTCAGAAAAAAGGGGCCAAGTTGACAGTGCGCCTTATGAGGCAAAAGAGAAATTGGAAACTCCACGTGTAGACGCGGAACGGGAAGAAGCTACTGTAAGCGTTGTCCAAGCGGAGccggagggggaaaagacgCAGGGacgggaagaaaagaagacgGGGAAAACGCTTAAAACAGGGGTTGCAACAGACGGCAATGCTGAGAAAGCAGCAATAACAGCAGCAGATGTAGCAACAGTCGAGGAAGTAAGCAAACCAACAGAAGAAGTAAGCAAACCAACAGaggaagtaagaaaaaaaagaaaaaccaaCAGAGGAA AGAAAGTAAGCAAACCAACAGAGAAAGTAAGCAAACCAACAGAGAAAGTAAGCAAACCAACAGAGAAAGTAAGCAAACCAACAGAGAAAGTAAGCAAACCAACAGAGAAAGTAAGCAAACCAACAGAGAAAGTAAGCAAACCAACAGAGAAAGTAAGCAAACCAACAGAGGAAGTAACAATAGTCGAAGAAGCAGCTGAACCAGCTAAGGACGCAGTAACCGTGGAAGAAGCCGAAGGAAAGTCGAACGAAAGCGCGGCACATGTAGACAGCCcattgaaggaaggaaagtatcTGTTTTTCTGGAGACAGAGATCTaataaggataaaaaaaaagaaacaaataagAAAGGATCCAATGGTGAGTCCCAAGAAAAGGACAAGAAGAAATTACCCACGACTTTTCTACTACCAGGGATTGGAGGAAGTACACTAATTGCCGAATACAAAGATGCAATGATCCATAGCTGCAGCAGCAGTGTGTTAAATTCAAAGCCATTTAGATTATGGGTTAGTTTAACTAGACTTTTTTCCATAACATCAAATGTGTACTGTACCTTTGACACCTTGAGATTAATATACGatagtgagaaaaaaatgtattcgAATCAACCAGGAGTTAATATTACGGTGGAAGATTATGGGCGTCTCAAAGGTGTTGATTATTTAGATTACATTAACAATACTGGTATAGGGGTAACAAAGTATTATAACACTATAGCTTCTCATTTTCTGTCTAAGGGTTATGTTGAGGGGGAAAGCATCATAGGTGCACCGTACGATTGGCGTTATCCCCTGTACCAACAAGATTACAACCTTTTCAAAGAGACCATAGAAGCAACTTATGAAAGGAGAAACGGAATGAAGGTAAATCTAGTAGGGCATAGTTTAGGAGGATTATTTATAAATTATTTCCTAGTGCATATAGTAGATAAAGACTGGAAAGCGAAGTATTTAAATTCGGTTCTATATATGAGTTCTCCATTTAAAGGTACCGTGAAAACGATTAGGGCTTTACTGCATGGAAACCGtgattttgtttctttcaaATTTCAGAAATTGATTAAACTGTCCATATCAGATAGTATGATGAAGGCCATTGGAAATTCAATAGGTTCCCTCTATGACCTCATACCGTATAAGGAATACTATGACCATGATCAggttgtaattataatgaatACAGACTCCGTGCCGATTGATGATAATCATATGCAGTCTATTGTGACCTcgtgtggaatatataataaggaCTGCTACTTGAACAGAACTGACGTGAAGTTAAAGGTGCACACGTTATCAGATTGGCATGTGCTTCTAAAGGATGACTTGATGGAAAAATACAATAATCATAAACCATACAGAGACAGGCATTTTCTCATGGACCATGGGATACCCatatattgtgtatataGTTCCCTTAGAAATAAGACCACCGAttatttgttgttttttcaaAGGGAAAACTTGAACGACGAACCTATTGTTTATTACGGAATAGGGGACGGAACTGTGCCCATCGAAAGTTTAGAAGCATGCAATAGTTTTTACAACGCtaaggagaagaagcacTTTAAGAATTATAGCCATATCGGTATTCTACACAGTGCCGAATCTGTCAATTATGTGTACGATTTGATGCAGacgaaagaggaaaaattggaCGATGCGTCTGAGGCTGCTAAAACCGAGCTAACTGTGCAGGGTAGTGTCAAAGGAATTAACGTTGCAGAGGACGAGTTTAGCAAGGTGTCTCATcaggaaaagggaaacgaAGAAATGGTCAAAGTGGCAGGGATCCGCGTCaaataa
- a CDS encoding DNAJ domain protein has translation MIRRKLYCSFLLLAVLETFKVNQRWSIFISAWYAHEDVDSDYSHSKLYEVLGVNKYASTEEIKKAYRKLSKKYHPDKAKDKNSNNRFNEIAEAYEILGDEEKRKVYDHHGLEAAKNVESNKMEEDPTDHFNIYESFFGGAGGFRREEMKKADSLTLNVEMSLEQLYNGDIFSVIYTRDVNCLRSDDCILKKKECSGKGYKTVTQQVAPGFIMQNKMRDENCIDRGKAWNPKCSYCPNGMKEEKTIELTLEVGKGMKNNDKIVFEKKGKQEIGYESGDVVFVIQTKKHNVYERKNNDLHQFYEISLKDALIGFSKDIDHISGAPIRINKQTVTFHNEILKVQNKGMPIKDSNRYGDLYIKFLVQFPKYLTEEQKKAISQFL, from the coding sequence ATGATCAGGAGAAAACTGTACTGCTCATTCTTATTGCTGGCCGTTTTGGAAACCTTTAAAGTAAACCAAAGATGGAGCATCTTCATCAGTGCCTGGTATGCGCACGAAGATGTAGACAGTGACTACAGCCACAGCAAGCTGTATGAAGTGTTGGGAGTTAACAAGTACGCGAGCACGGAGGAAATCAAAAAGGCGTACAGGAAGTTATCCAAAAAGTATCACCCAGATAAGGCAAAAGATAAAAACTCTAATAATCGATTCAACGAAATTGCAGAGGCATATGAAATATTAGGAgatgaagaaaagaggaaggtgtACGACCACCATGGGTTAGAAGCAGCGAAAAATGTAGAGTccaacaaaatggaagaagatcCAACGGatcattttaatatttatgaAAGTTTCTTTGGTGGAGCGGGAGGATTTAGAAgagaggaaatgaaaaaggctGACAGTTTAACGTTAAATGTGGAAATGAGCTTGGAGCAGTTATATAATGGCGATATCTTTTCAGTTATTTATACTCGAGATGTAAACTGTCTAAGAAGTGATGACTGCAtactgaagaaaaaggagtgcAGTGGTAAAGGATATAAAACAGTTACTCAGCAGGTTGCTCCAGGATTTATTatgcaaaataaaatgaggGATGAAAACTGCATAGATAGAGGTAAAGCATGGAATCCGAAATGTTCCTACTGTCCAAATggtatgaaggaagaaaaaacaattgAGTTAACGTTAGAAGTGGGAAAGGGgatgaaaaataatgataaaattgttttcgaaaaaaaaggaaaacaagaAATTGGATACGAAAGTGGTGATGTCGTTTTTGTTATCCAAACAAAGAAACATAATGTGTATGAACGGAAGAATAATGACTTACATCAATTTTATGAAATATCATTGAAGGATGCTTTAATCGGATTTTCCAAAGATATTGATCATATCAGTGGGGCTCCTATTCGTATAAACAAACAAACCGTGACATTCCACaatgaaattttaaaagtgcaaaataaaggaatgcCCATTAAGGACTCCAACAGATATGGagatttatatataaaatttttagtACAGTTTCCGAAATATTTAACAGAGGAGCAGAAGAAGGCCATTTCTCAGTTCCTCTGA
- a CDS encoding SICA antigen encodes MSEVIEMFKVYSRKKDEEQDTLYGHLYVLCDNNNIVGSYELYEGCVDEEFCKVLIRNWNIATKKNIDCAGKCGKDGKWKEIQPDAKCKIFNLWLAYYGMNVNSVLLESLYINEAMKSFWESSFTDGDKECNWESAKKVLSAKNMEEVREVFRHIQNEGGEGEMRKISQRRKEDQFLGKCKLNEGGKKESMGTYGNEIIQQINEEKEFIDSKKKELDQIKQKEEQQQLMAAPPPQAGGAANACSSEFKTHLNAVADKWFQLRGKNKKNTGHMSDFWNDVDTDGKNLLEKILKENQEADQYCNGNDDRQSGPLNEKERAACKLVAGGLHHIYSIQLKYQQGKQDNPVENQKFQQLVACMMLNVLVKKLEEEEKSSCSVKEGIKHAFSKSEQIKGDTNCKDYKNNECDLCKEEDYSECTIEGTKVKTKLDAILEQKNDKIQQALSTINTLCHRVQCATTKWFGNRTHNKDQAGWVSFIDLRIRQKHGND; translated from the exons ATGAGTGAGGTGATAGAAATGTTCAAGGTATATTCAAGAAAGAAGGATGAAGAACAGGATACTCTGTATGGACACTTATACGTACTATGcgataataataatatagtgGGTTCATATGAATTATATGAGGGGTGTGTAGATGAAGAGTTCTGCAAAGTTCTAATAAGGAACTGGAATATTGcaacaaagaaaaatattgatTGCGCAGGAAAATGTGGGAAGGATGgtaaatggaaggaaattcAGCCTGatgcaaaatgtaaaattttcaactTATGGTTAGCATATTATGGGATGAATGTAAATTCAGTATTATTAGAGAGCCTCTATATAAATGAAGCAATGAAATCCTTTTGGGAAAGTTCCTTTACGGATGGTGATAAAGAGTGTAATTGGGAGAGCGCAAAGAAAGTATTAAGTGcgaaaaatatggaagaagtTAGGGAAGTGTTTAGACatatacaaaatgaaggaggggagggggaaatgaggaagataagtcaaaggagaaaagaggATCAATTTCTGGGGAAATGTAAATTGaatgaagggggaaagaaggaaagtatGGGTACATATGGGAACGAAATTATTCAGCagataaatgaagaaaaagaattcatAGATtctaagaagaaagaattagatcaaattaagcaaaaagaggaacagcAGCAGCTGATGGCAGCACCACCCCCTCAAGCAGGTGGTGCTGCCAATGCCTGTAGTAGTGAATTCAAGACACACTTAAATGCAGTAGCAGATAAATGGTTTCAACTCAGgggtaagaataaaaaaaatacgggGCACATG AGTGACTTTTGGAATGACGTCGACACGGATGGGAAGAATCTTCTGGAAAAAATACTTAAGGAAAACCAGGAAGCTGACCAGTACTGTAATGGGAATGATGATAGGCAAAGTGGTCCCctgaatgaaaaggaaagggcaGCATGTAAGCTCGTTGCTGGGGGGTTACACCATATATACAGTATTCAGCTGAAGTATCAACAAGGGAAGCAGGACAACCCCGTAGAGAACCAGAAATTTCAGCAACTGGTAGCATGTATGATGCTAAATGTACttgtgaaaaaattggaagaggaggaaaaatctTCCTGTTCAGTGAAGGAAGGCATAAAACATGCCTTCAgtaaaagtgaacaaattaaGGGAGACACTAACTGCAAGgattacaaaaataatgagTGTGATTtgtgtaaagaagaagacTACTCAGAATGTACTATAGAAGGAACGAAAGTAAAGACAAAATTGGATGCGATCCTCGAACAGAAGAATGACAAAATACAACAAGCTCTAAGTACTATAAATACCTTATGTCATCGTGTACAATGTGCTACGACGAAGTGGTTCGGGAACAGAACACACAACAAGGACCAGGCAGGCTGGGTAAGTTTTATTGATTTACGCATTAGACAGAAGCATGGCAATGATTAA